A window of the Streptomyces sp. NBC_01351 genome harbors these coding sequences:
- a CDS encoding DUF2617 family protein, with protein MLTTLQTSYTDTRAADLAWALGRERLPALAVLNLELANAKVELRLLGASHQVLLEEGEVLCSETVACMPGSSTPLPLGVAKRVGDWEYEFAARVETLSRGSFAGRAQELLALVADHPNGLAGTFPGSPHAFTAMLAQRHEGQVRWRTWHAYPQEGQLVATRTRVGMRMGAAAAVAAESPALL; from the coding sequence ATGCTCACGACCCTCCAGACCTCCTACACCGACACGCGTGCCGCCGATCTCGCCTGGGCCCTGGGTCGGGAGCGGCTGCCCGCCCTGGCCGTACTGAACCTCGAACTGGCGAACGCCAAGGTGGAGTTGCGCCTGCTCGGGGCCTCCCATCAGGTGCTCCTGGAGGAGGGCGAGGTGCTCTGCTCGGAGACGGTCGCCTGCATGCCGGGCAGCAGTACGCCGCTGCCGCTCGGGGTGGCCAAGCGGGTGGGCGACTGGGAGTACGAGTTCGCCGCGCGGGTCGAGACCCTCTCCCGGGGGTCCTTCGCGGGGCGGGCGCAGGAACTGCTCGCACTGGTGGCGGACCATCCGAACGGGCTCGCGGGGACCTTCCCGGGCAGCCCGCACGCCTTCACCGCCATGCTCGCGCAGCGCCACGAGGGGCAGGTGCGGTGGCGCACCTGGCACGCGTACCCGCAGGAGGGCCAACTGGTCGCCACCCGGACGCGGGTCGGGATGCGGATGGGCGCCGCGGCGGCCGTTGCGGCGGAGTCGCCCGCGCTGCTATAG
- a CDS encoding polyamine aminopropyltransferase yields the protein MIDRSVPRRVLPAPEPRGATAVPAALPVRPRTGRLLVLATVFVCAACGLVYELELLALGSYLIGDSVTQASVVLSVMVFAMGVGSLLAKRLRRRPAFGFGAIEAALALLGGLSAMALYASFAWLGESRPALVAFSFAIGVLIGAEIPLLMVLIQRIRRQDAGGAVADLFAADYVGALVGGLAFPFLLLPLLGQLTGAMLTGTVNAAVGGALVLWLFRRDLSRRCRWLLIAANVTVVAVLGSATVLADDFERAARRAVYGAEVRVAVQTGVQELVLTGPATGSPRSLDLYLDGRLRVSGYDEYRYHEALVHPAMTGPHGRVLVLGGGDGLAAREVLRYPDVDSVTVVELDPGVVRLARTDPMLSALNAGVYEDPRLGVVTQDAFRWLRGPAAGDRFDVIVSDLPDPGITPSTKLYSQEFYGLAARALRPGGRIAVHAGPMATRPHAYWTVESTLRAAGLRTAPYSAGGRLSGFAAGPDRTPLGVTGTPPQDWGFVLAAREQVPALSVDRDTPGLRSLSTGSLRDSARDAERTRMPGLPPSTLPHPRY from the coding sequence ATGATCGACCGTTCCGTCCCGCGCCGGGTGCTCCCGGCTCCGGAGCCGAGGGGTGCGACGGCCGTCCCGGCCGCCCTGCCCGTCCGGCCCCGGACCGGCCGACTCCTGGTCCTGGCCACCGTGTTCGTCTGTGCCGCCTGCGGGCTCGTGTACGAACTGGAGCTGCTCGCCCTCGGCTCCTACCTCATCGGCGACTCCGTCACCCAGGCGTCGGTCGTGCTGTCCGTCATGGTCTTCGCCATGGGCGTCGGCTCCCTGCTCGCCAAACGGCTCCGGCGTCGGCCCGCCTTCGGTTTCGGCGCCATCGAGGCGGCGCTCGCGCTCCTCGGCGGGCTCTCGGCCATGGCCCTGTACGCCAGCTTCGCCTGGCTTGGGGAGTCCCGGCCGGCGCTCGTCGCCTTCTCCTTCGCGATCGGGGTGCTCATCGGCGCGGAGATCCCGCTGCTGATGGTCCTCATCCAGCGCATCCGCCGACAGGACGCGGGCGGGGCCGTGGCCGACCTGTTCGCCGCCGACTACGTGGGCGCCCTCGTCGGCGGGCTCGCCTTCCCCTTCCTTCTGCTCCCGCTGCTGGGGCAGCTCACCGGTGCCATGCTCACCGGTACCGTCAACGCGGCCGTCGGCGGCGCCCTGGTGCTGTGGCTGTTCCGCCGCGACCTGAGCAGGCGCTGCCGCTGGCTGCTGATCGCGGCGAACGTCACCGTCGTCGCGGTGCTCGGCTCCGCGACCGTCCTCGCCGACGACTTCGAGCGGGCCGCCCGGCGCGCCGTCTACGGGGCGGAGGTCCGGGTCGCCGTGCAGACCGGGGTGCAGGAGCTGGTGCTCACCGGCCCCGCAACGGGCTCGCCGCGCTCCCTCGACCTCTACCTCGACGGGCGGCTGCGGGTCAGCGGCTACGACGAGTACCGCTACCACGAGGCCCTCGTGCACCCCGCGATGACCGGCCCGCACGGCCGGGTCCTGGTGCTCGGCGGCGGCGACGGGCTCGCCGCCCGCGAGGTGCTGCGCTACCCGGACGTCGACTCCGTCACCGTCGTCGAGCTCGACCCGGGGGTGGTCCGCCTCGCCCGCACCGACCCCATGCTGTCCGCGCTCAACGCGGGGGTCTACGAGGACCCGCGCCTCGGCGTCGTCACCCAGGACGCCTTTCGCTGGCTGCGGGGGCCGGCCGCCGGCGACCGCTTCGACGTCATCGTGTCCGACCTCCCCGACCCCGGCATCACCCCCAGCACGAAGCTGTACTCGCAGGAGTTCTACGGGCTGGCCGCGCGGGCCCTGCGCCCCGGCGGCCGGATCGCCGTGCACGCCGGACCGATGGCCACCCGCCCGCACGCGTACTGGACCGTCGAGTCCACGCTCCGCGCGGCGGGGCTGCGGACCGCCCCGTACAGCGCGGGCGGCCGCCTCTCGGGCTTCGCCGCCGGTCCCGACCGCACCCCGCTCGGCGTGACCGGCACACCGCCGCAGGACTGGGGGTTCGTCCTCGCCGCCCGCGAGCAGGTGCCCGCCCTGAGCGTGGACCGCGACACGCCGGGGCTGCGTTCGCTGTCCACCGGGTCCCTGCGGGACTCCGCGCGCGACGCGGAGCGGACCAGGATGCCGGGACTTCCGCCGTCGACCCTGCCGCATCCGCGGTATTAG
- a CDS encoding SRPBCC family protein has protein sequence MEHQVFVPVPADDLRAVLRDPARVARCVPGLQQDADTESGPLSGRLKIRVDGHTVTYRGALDLTERDPDHFAVDGEGTEVRGSGTVKLSLDVRLTPQADGTRLDFTAEATADGRAAAFTPQSAATAVRRLLDRAAAQLAAAVSAAPGPEDTEGTEPGSELPLGEATADQDAGVTDPVAEAEEAEAAEAADPAGFVEDASTGVTASLFETEVPPPSLDPFLAGEFTGEFEELDGAPRPPAEAAHARRTMIGRSAEEVDHAPPRGRYAPVPAPAATTAGAGLRWIAPAAALALASAVVLGRALRRRR, from the coding sequence ATGGAGCATCAGGTGTTCGTTCCGGTACCTGCAGACGATCTCCGCGCCGTGCTGCGCGACCCGGCCCGGGTGGCCCGGTGCGTACCGGGGCTCCAGCAGGACGCCGACACCGAGTCCGGGCCGCTCTCCGGCCGCCTCAAGATCCGGGTCGACGGGCACACCGTGACCTACCGGGGGGCGCTGGACCTCACCGAGCGGGACCCCGACCACTTCGCCGTGGACGGCGAGGGGACCGAAGTCCGGGGCAGCGGGACGGTGAAACTCTCCCTCGACGTGCGGCTGACCCCGCAGGCGGACGGGACCCGGCTGGACTTCACCGCCGAGGCCACCGCGGACGGCCGCGCCGCCGCCTTCACCCCGCAGTCCGCCGCCACCGCGGTCCGCCGCCTCCTGGACCGGGCCGCCGCGCAGCTGGCCGCCGCGGTGTCGGCTGCGCCGGGCCCGGAGGACACGGAGGGCACGGAGCCGGGGTCCGAGCTGCCCCTCGGCGAAGCCACCGCGGACCAGGATGCCGGGGTGACCGACCCCGTGGCCGAGGCGGAGGAGGCCGAGGCGGCCGAGGCGGCCGACCCGGCCGGGTTCGTCGAGGACGCCTCCACCGGGGTGACCGCGTCCCTCTTCGAGACCGAGGTGCCCCCGCCCTCCCTGGACCCCTTCCTCGCAGGAGAGTTCACCGGGGAGTTCGAGGAGCTCGACGGGGCCCCGCGCCCCCCGGCCGAGGCCGCCCACGCGCGCCGCACGATGATCGGCCGCAGCGCCGAGGAGGTGGACCACGCACCCCCGCGCGGCCGGTACGCCCCGGTCCCCGCCCCGGCCGCCACCACCGCCGGGGCCGGCCTGCGCTGGATCGCCCCGGCCGCCGCGCTCGCCCTGGCCTCCGCCGTCGTCCTCGGGCGGGCGCTGCGCCGCCGCCGTTAG
- a CDS encoding aldose epimerase family protein: MTTQLTAGAAEVTIDQENGCRISSLRIDGTELLRQGPRYGAFPMVPWCGRIENGRFRDGATVHQMPVNHPPHALHGFGRDAPWRPARPTATEAAFTYDLVDPWPYPGKVTQVFELAEDSLTLTMGVETYGDSFPAQAGWHPWFRRELTPGGGEAQIAFEAAWQEQRGADHLPNGHRIEPQPGPWDDCFGMPDGVDVTLTWPGALELRLTSRAEWVVVYDEEAEAVCVEPQSGPPNGLNTLPRLVTPVDPLEISTTWAWRRLS, from the coding sequence ATGACTACGCAACTGACGGCCGGCGCCGCCGAGGTGACCATCGACCAGGAGAACGGCTGCCGGATCAGCAGCCTGCGCATCGACGGGACCGAGCTGCTGCGCCAGGGCCCGAGGTACGGGGCCTTCCCGATGGTCCCGTGGTGCGGCCGGATCGAGAACGGCCGGTTCCGCGACGGCGCGACCGTCCACCAGATGCCGGTCAACCACCCGCCGCACGCCCTCCACGGGTTCGGCCGCGACGCGCCCTGGCGCCCGGCCCGGCCCACCGCCACCGAGGCGGCGTTCACCTACGACCTCGTCGACCCCTGGCCCTACCCGGGCAAGGTCACGCAGGTCTTCGAGCTCGCCGAGGATTCGCTGACCCTCACCATGGGCGTCGAGACCTACGGGGACTCCTTCCCGGCCCAGGCCGGCTGGCACCCCTGGTTCCGGCGCGAGCTCACGCCCGGCGGCGGGGAGGCGCAGATCGCCTTCGAAGCCGCCTGGCAGGAGCAGCGGGGCGCCGACCACCTCCCCAACGGCCACCGCATCGAGCCCCAGCCCGGCCCCTGGGACGACTGCTTCGGCATGCCCGACGGGGTCGACGTCACCCTCACCTGGCCCGGAGCGCTGGAGCTGCGGCTCACGAGCCGGGCCGAATGGGTGGTCGTCTACGACGAGGAGGCGGAGGCCGTCTGCGTGGAGCCGCAGTCCGGCCCGCCGAACGGCCTGAACACGCTGCCGCGCCTGGTCACGCCGGTGGATCCACTGGAGATCTCCACGACGTGGGCCTGGCGGCGGCTCTCCTAG
- the pyrE gene encoding orotate phosphoribosyltransferase, with protein sequence MTDVRDALLQQIKDKAVVHGKVILSSGLEADYYIDLRRVTLDGEAAPLVGQVMLDLTAELDFDCVGGLTLGADPVATSMLHASAARGQRLDAFVVRKAQKAHGMQRRIEGTDVKGKRCLVVEDTSTTGGSPLTAVEAVREAGGEVVAVATIVDRGAADAIAEAGLPYLTGYQLGDLGLS encoded by the coding sequence ATGACTGACGTACGCGATGCGCTTCTGCAGCAGATCAAGGACAAGGCCGTCGTGCACGGCAAGGTGATCCTCTCCTCCGGCCTTGAGGCCGACTACTACATCGACCTCCGCCGGGTCACCCTCGACGGCGAGGCCGCCCCGCTGGTCGGTCAGGTCATGCTCGACCTGACCGCCGAGCTCGACTTCGACTGCGTCGGCGGTCTGACCCTGGGCGCCGACCCGGTCGCGACCTCGATGCTGCACGCCTCCGCCGCGCGCGGTCAGCGCCTGGACGCCTTCGTGGTCCGCAAGGCGCAGAAGGCCCACGGCATGCAGCGCCGCATCGAGGGCACCGACGTCAAGGGCAAGCGCTGCCTGGTCGTCGAGGACACCTCGACCACGGGCGGCTCCCCGCTGACGGCCGTCGAGGCCGTCCGCGAGGCCGGCGGCGAGGTCGTCGCGGTCGCCACGATCGTCGACCGCGGCGCGGCCGACGCCATCGCCGAAGCGGGCCTGCCGTACCTCACCGGCTACCAGCTCGGAGACCTCGGCCTCTCCTAG
- the fbaA gene encoding class II fructose-bisphosphate aldolase, which produces MPIATPEVYNEMLDRAKAGKFAYPAINVTSSQTLHAALRGFAEAESDGIIQISTGGAEFLGGQHNKDMVTGAVALAEFAHIVAAKYDITVALHTDHCPKDKLDGYVRPLLDISAERVAKGLNPLFQSHMWDGSAETLADNLAIGQELLAKAAAAKIILEVEITPTGGEEDGVSHEINDELYTTVEDAIRTAEALGLGEKGRYLLAASFGNVHGVYKPGNVVLRPELLKDLQAGVAEKYGKVSPFDFVFHGGSGSTAEEIATALENGVVKMNLDTDTQYAFTRPVVDHMFRNYDAVLKVDGEVGTKSKYDPRTWGKAAEAGMATRVTEACANLRSTGTKLK; this is translated from the coding sequence ATGCCCATCGCAACCCCCGAGGTCTACAACGAGATGCTCGACCGGGCGAAGGCAGGCAAGTTCGCCTACCCGGCCATCAACGTGACCTCCTCCCAGACCCTGCACGCTGCGCTGCGCGGCTTCGCGGAGGCCGAGAGCGACGGCATCATCCAGATCTCCACCGGTGGTGCGGAGTTCCTGGGTGGCCAGCACAACAAGGACATGGTCACCGGCGCGGTGGCCCTGGCCGAGTTCGCCCACATCGTGGCCGCCAAGTACGACATCACCGTCGCGCTGCACACGGACCACTGCCCCAAGGACAAGCTGGACGGCTACGTCCGCCCGCTGCTCGACATCTCCGCCGAGCGCGTCGCCAAGGGTCTGAACCCGCTCTTCCAGTCGCACATGTGGGACGGCTCCGCCGAGACCCTGGCCGACAACCTGGCCATCGGCCAGGAGCTGCTCGCCAAGGCCGCCGCCGCGAAGATCATCCTTGAGGTCGAGATCACCCCGACCGGTGGCGAGGAGGACGGCGTCAGCCACGAGATCAACGACGAGCTGTACACCACCGTCGAGGACGCGATCCGTACCGCCGAGGCCCTGGGCCTGGGCGAGAAGGGCCGCTACCTGCTGGCCGCCTCCTTCGGCAACGTGCACGGCGTCTACAAGCCGGGCAACGTCGTCCTGCGCCCCGAGCTCCTCAAGGACCTCCAGGCCGGCGTCGCCGAGAAGTACGGCAAGGTCTCGCCGTTCGACTTCGTCTTCCACGGCGGCTCGGGCTCCACGGCCGAGGAGATCGCCACCGCGCTGGAGAACGGCGTCGTGAAGATGAACCTGGACACCGACACCCAGTACGCCTTCACCCGTCCGGTGGTGGACCACATGTTCCGCAACTACGACGCGGTCCTGAAGGTCGACGGCGAGGTCGGTACGAAGTCCAAGTACGACCCCCGCACCTGGGGCAAGGCAGCCGAGGCGGGCATGGCCACGCGCGTCACCGAAGCGTGCGCGAACCTGCGCTCCACCGGTACCAAGCTGAAGTAG
- a CDS encoding ScbR family autoregulator-binding transcription factor: protein MRADRPQVKQDRAVRTRRTILEAAAMVFEDRGYDNAKLSDIVRLAEVTKGALYFHFASKEDLAQAVIDAQVSTHEPFTPQEFRAQEFVDIGMIFSHRLRHDVLMRGSARLTLEQSGRGLDRVAPYQGWIDLHAALMVEAKECGELLPHVDPAQPARLVVGSFAGLNVMSQTLGLDLDREVSALYTSVMPSLVFPAVAARLDTAPGRGARALHGPNGKRACDCSAGRADGWAPERVAERVAPQAVESQVGAPAESFAAG from the coding sequence ATGAGGGCTGATCGACCGCAGGTGAAGCAGGACCGCGCGGTGCGCACGCGCCGGACGATCCTGGAGGCCGCCGCCATGGTGTTCGAGGACCGGGGGTACGACAACGCCAAGCTGTCGGACATCGTCCGGCTGGCCGAGGTCACCAAGGGCGCCCTCTACTTCCACTTCGCTTCGAAGGAAGACCTCGCGCAGGCGGTGATCGACGCCCAGGTGAGCACCCATGAGCCCTTCACCCCTCAGGAGTTCAGGGCGCAGGAGTTCGTCGACATCGGCATGATCTTCTCGCACCGCCTCCGGCACGACGTCCTGATGCGCGGCAGCGCGCGGCTCACCCTGGAGCAGAGCGGCCGGGGACTGGACCGGGTGGCGCCCTATCAGGGGTGGATCGATCTGCACGCCGCCCTGATGGTGGAGGCCAAGGAGTGCGGTGAGTTGCTCCCGCACGTGGATCCGGCGCAGCCCGCGCGGCTGGTGGTCGGGTCCTTCGCGGGGCTCAACGTGATGTCGCAGACGCTCGGGCTCGACCTGGACCGCGAGGTGTCGGCGCTCTACACGAGCGTGATGCCGAGCCTGGTGTTCCCGGCCGTGGCGGCCCGGCTCGACACCGCGCCGGGCCGCGGCGCCCGGGCCCTGCACGGCCCGAACGGGAAGAGGGCGTGCGACTGTTCGGCGGGCCGGGCTGACGGGTGGGCCCCCGAGCGGGTGGCCGAGCGGGTCGCACCGCAGGCCGTCGAGTCGCAGGTCGGGGCGCCCGCGGAGAGCTTCGCCGCCGGCTGA
- a CDS encoding AfsR/SARP family transcriptional regulator, with protein MDIDVLGGLDVLENGVPIAPATPSERQVLAVLAVHADQVVPVAVLAGELEACAPPEQVHAVLEGCLQQLRERLAAAVAPGGRRTARTVLARAPGGYLLDTGGGRHDLREFEREAAAGRRAMARGEYANAAGLLRGALRLWKGPVLDGVTPGPRLAERVAELEALRKEAVEQWVDAGLALDGQREQGFPDSDGPPDDGLPDGSLSDDALLDDELPEDELPEGGLTQAPTPPGFRSLPRQFTPIGSGDTGRYRMRIVRIAPAPTATPAAPDRRGAGSANRQVRRTPTR; from the coding sequence GTGGACATTGACGTACTCGGAGGACTCGACGTCCTTGAGAACGGCGTGCCGATCGCGCCGGCGACACCGTCCGAGCGACAGGTCCTGGCAGTGCTGGCCGTCCACGCCGACCAGGTGGTGCCGGTCGCCGTGCTCGCGGGGGAACTCGAGGCGTGCGCACCGCCGGAGCAGGTCCACGCGGTGCTGGAGGGCTGTTTACAACAGCTCCGTGAACGGCTCGCCGCGGCCGTCGCCCCCGGCGGCCGCCGCACCGCGCGGACCGTGCTCGCGCGGGCGCCCGGGGGCTACCTCCTCGACACCGGCGGCGGCCGCCATGACCTGCGGGAGTTCGAGCGCGAGGCGGCCGCGGGCCGGCGCGCGATGGCGCGCGGGGAGTACGCGAACGCGGCCGGCCTGCTGCGCGGAGCGCTCCGCCTCTGGAAGGGCCCGGTGCTGGACGGAGTGACGCCCGGCCCCCGGCTCGCCGAGCGGGTCGCGGAGCTGGAGGCTCTCCGGAAGGAGGCCGTCGAGCAGTGGGTGGACGCCGGGTTGGCGCTCGACGGGCAGCGCGAGCAGGGCTTCCCGGACTCCGACGGGCCGCCTGATGACGGCCTGCCCGACGGCTCACTGTCCGACGACGCGCTGCTTGACGACGAACTGCCCGAGGACGAACTGCCCGAGGGCGGGCTGACCCAGGCGCCGACCCCGCCCGGATTCCGGTCGCTGCCCCGGCAGTTCACCCCGATCGGCTCGGGAGACACCGGCCGGTACCGGATGCGTATCGTCCGTATCGCGCCCGCCCCCACGGCGACGCCCGCCGCGCCCGACCGCCGGGGCGCCGGATCCGCCAACCGCCAGGTGCGGCGCACGCCCACGCGCTGA
- a CDS encoding DUF3151 domain-containing protein: protein MSIHQNLLGGPAPTHLPDEPGREAIAAGTPAVEVAAAHPTSSLAWAVLADEAFAAGGTVESYAYARTGYHRGLDALRRAGWKGHGPVPWEHEPNRGFLRALHALARAAEAIGEKEEYERCSTFLRDSSPTAADTLNA from the coding sequence ATGTCCATTCACCAGAACCTGCTCGGGGGCCCCGCCCCCACCCACCTCCCCGACGAGCCGGGCCGCGAGGCCATCGCCGCCGGGACCCCCGCCGTCGAGGTGGCCGCCGCGCACCCCACCTCCTCCCTCGCCTGGGCCGTCCTCGCCGACGAGGCCTTCGCGGCCGGCGGCACCGTCGAGTCGTACGCGTACGCCCGTACGGGCTACCACCGCGGCCTCGACGCCCTGCGCCGCGCCGGCTGGAAGGGCCACGGCCCGGTGCCGTGGGAGCACGAGCCGAACCGCGGCTTCCTGCGCGCCCTGCACGCCCTGGCCCGCGCGGCCGAGGCGATCGGCGAGAAGGAGGAGTACGAGCGCTGCTCGACCTTCCTGCGGGACTCCTCCCCGACGGCGGCGGACACCCTGAACGCCTGA
- a CDS encoding tryptophan 2,3-dioxygenase family protein — protein sequence MSNTLDASGAGSDTPNLDFDGTTPYEDYVQADVLTHLQHLRSDDPGEMVFLVTTQVMELWFTVIVHEWETAARAIGEDRIPVAMDALKRSLRELEALNASWRPLAQLTPGQFNAYRAALGEGSGFQSAMYRRMEFLLGEKSSSMLVPHRGAPRVHAELEKALQEPSLYDEVLRLLARRGLPVPAEVLSRDLSLRYEASPEVEAVWTGLYASPDEHPDLHRLGEVLTDVAELVWRWRNDHLVATRRAMGAKTGTGGSAGVTWLEKRATKNVFPELWTARSHV from the coding sequence ATGTCGAACACCCTTGATGCCTCCGGAGCCGGTTCGGACACCCCGAACCTCGACTTCGACGGCACGACCCCCTACGAGGACTACGTCCAGGCGGACGTCCTCACCCACCTCCAGCACCTCCGCTCGGACGACCCGGGCGAGATGGTCTTCCTGGTCACGACCCAGGTCATGGAGCTGTGGTTCACGGTCATCGTCCACGAATGGGAGACGGCCGCCCGCGCGATCGGCGAGGACCGGATCCCGGTCGCGATGGACGCGCTGAAACGATCCCTCCGCGAGCTGGAGGCCCTCAACGCCTCCTGGCGTCCGCTCGCCCAGCTCACCCCGGGCCAGTTCAACGCGTACCGCGCCGCCCTCGGCGAGGGCTCCGGATTCCAGTCGGCGATGTACCGCCGGATGGAGTTCCTGCTCGGCGAGAAGTCGTCCTCCATGCTCGTCCCGCACCGGGGCGCCCCGCGCGTCCACGCGGAGCTGGAGAAGGCCCTCCAGGAGCCGAGCCTCTACGACGAGGTCCTGCGCCTGCTGGCCCGCCGCGGCCTCCCGGTCCCGGCGGAGGTCCTGAGCCGCGACCTTTCCCTGCGGTACGAGGCATCGCCCGAGGTCGAGGCCGTCTGGACAGGCCTGTACGCCTCCCCGGACGAGCACCCGGACCTGCACCGCCTCGGCGAGGTCCTCACGGACGTGGCCGAACTGGTCTGGCGCTGGCGCAACGACCACCTCGTGGCGACCCGCCGCGCGATGGGCGCGAAGACGGGCACGGGCGGCTCGGCCGGAGTGACCTGGCTGGAGAAGCGCGCGACGAAGAACGTCTTCCCGGAACTCTGGACGGCGCGCAGCCATGTCTGA
- the kynU gene encoding kynureninase, translating into MSDASAIPPASPARPGAVDLAARAAELDAADELAKLRERFVLPDGVVYLDGNSLGALPAGVTDRLADVASREWGELLIRSWDESAWWTAPERIGDKIAPLVGAAPGQVVACDSTSVNLFKALVGAARLALPGRTKLLVDAATFPTDGYIAASAARMTGLTVTPVDPGRAAEEIDDDTAVVLLNHVDYRTGRLHDLPALTAAARAAGAITVWDLCHSAGALPVGLDEHAVDLAVGCTYKYLNGGPGAPAYLYIAARHQADFDSPLPGWNGHAEPFAMTSDYRPADGARRGRVGTPDILSLLALESALDAWDGVEVESVRAKSLALTDFFLACVAAYVPQGKVESVTPAAHAQRGSQVSLRTENAREVMGELISRGVIGDFRAPDVLRFGFTPLYVGFADVERAARTLGHIFG; encoded by the coding sequence ATGTCTGACGCCAGCGCGATACCTCCGGCCTCGCCGGCCCGCCCGGGCGCAGTCGATCTGGCGGCCCGAGCCGCGGAGCTGGACGCTGCCGACGAGCTCGCCAAGCTCCGCGAGCGGTTCGTCCTGCCCGACGGAGTCGTCTACCTCGACGGCAACAGCCTCGGCGCGCTCCCGGCCGGGGTGACCGACCGCCTCGCCGACGTCGCGTCCCGCGAATGGGGCGAACTCCTCATCCGGTCCTGGGACGAAAGCGCCTGGTGGACCGCCCCCGAGCGGATCGGCGACAAGATCGCCCCCCTCGTCGGTGCGGCCCCCGGCCAGGTGGTCGCCTGCGACTCGACGAGCGTCAACCTCTTCAAGGCCCTGGTCGGCGCCGCCCGCCTCGCCCTCCCCGGCCGGACGAAACTGCTGGTCGACGCCGCCACCTTCCCCACCGACGGCTACATCGCCGCATCCGCGGCCCGGATGACCGGCCTCACCGTCACCCCGGTGGACCCCGGCCGCGCGGCCGAGGAGATCGACGACGACACCGCCGTCGTCCTCCTCAACCACGTCGACTACCGCACCGGCCGACTCCACGACCTCCCCGCCCTCACCGCCGCCGCCCGCGCGGCCGGGGCGATCACGGTCTGGGACCTGTGCCACTCGGCCGGCGCGCTCCCCGTCGGTCTCGACGAGCACGCCGTCGACCTGGCCGTGGGCTGCACGTACAAGTACCTCAACGGCGGCCCCGGCGCCCCCGCGTACCTGTACATCGCCGCCCGCCACCAGGCCGACTTCGACTCCCCCCTCCCCGGCTGGAACGGGCACGCGGAGCCCTTCGCGATGACCTCGGACTACCGTCCGGCCGACGGCGCGCGCCGCGGCCGCGTCGGTACCCCGGACATCCTGTCCCTGCTGGCCCTGGAGTCGGCGCTCGATGCCTGGGACGGGGTCGAGGTGGAGTCCGTACGGGCCAAGTCCCTGGCGCTGACCGACTTCTTCCTCGCATGCGTGGCGGCGTACGTCCCGCAGGGCAAGGTCGAGTCGGTCACCCCGGCCGCGCACGCGCAGCGCGGCAGCCAGGTCTCCCTGCGCACGGAGAACGCCCGCGAGGTCATGGGGGAGCTCATCTCCCGCGGCGTCATCGGCGACTTCCGGGCCCCCGACGTCCTGCGCTTCGGCTTCACCCCGCTCTACGTCGGATTCGCCGACGTGGAGCGCGCCGCGCGCACACTGGGTCACATTTTCGGGTGA
- a CDS encoding alpha/beta hydrolase: protein MTDPAAVERDAAEAASAFSHPAVAPDVTAAYGEHPDQVVDFYAPRGETPGEHPGAAPLVVLLHGGAWRAPYDRQHATPLADFLARRGFAVANVEYRRGSVLPHQNAEGPVAGRWPETFDDVAAAMDALPGLAAAALPRADVRRVVVTGHSAGGHLALWAAARHVLPYDSPWRLPSPPPLRGVVALAPIADFAVAEELGVCGGASAQLLGGSAHFTSRLPYADPAALLPTGIATAVVQGREDIVVPPAVAEAYVAAAAKAGETVGLTLLDGIGHFPLIDPAADACAVVAEEISQLAW, encoded by the coding sequence ATGACGGACCCCGCCGCAGTGGAACGGGACGCCGCCGAGGCCGCCTCGGCCTTCTCCCATCCGGCCGTCGCGCCGGACGTGACGGCCGCGTACGGGGAACACCCCGACCAGGTCGTCGACTTCTACGCCCCGCGCGGCGAGACCCCCGGCGAGCACCCCGGCGCGGCCCCGCTGGTGGTGCTGCTGCACGGCGGCGCGTGGCGAGCCCCCTACGACCGGCAGCACGCCACCCCGCTCGCGGACTTCCTGGCCCGGCGGGGTTTCGCCGTCGCCAACGTCGAGTACCGGCGGGGGAGCGTCCTGCCGCACCAGAACGCGGAGGGACCGGTCGCCGGGCGCTGGCCGGAGACCTTCGACGACGTGGCCGCCGCGATGGACGCCCTCCCGGGCCTCGCCGCGGCCGCCCTCCCGCGGGCCGACGTCCGCCGGGTCGTCGTCACGGGCCACTCGGCGGGCGGCCACCTCGCGCTGTGGGCCGCGGCCCGGCACGTGCTCCCGTACGACTCCCCCTGGCGCCTGCCCTCCCCGCCGCCGCTGCGCGGGGTCGTGGCGCTGGCCCCGATCGCGGACTTCGCGGTGGCGGAGGAGCTGGGCGTGTGCGGCGGAGCCTCGGCCCAGCTGCTGGGCGGCTCCGCACACTTCACGTCCCGCCTGCCGTACGCGGACCCGGCGGCGCTGCTGCCGACGGGCATCGCGACGGCGGTGGTGCAGGGGCGCGAGGACATCGTGGTCCCGCCGGCGGTGGCGGAGGCGTACGTCGCCGCGGCCGCGAAGGCGGGGGAGACGGTCGGCCTGACCCTGCTGGACGGGATCGGTCACTTTCCGCTCATCGACCCGGCGGCGGACGCGTGCGCGGTGGTGGCCGAGGAGATCTCGCAGCTGGCCTGGTAG